TGTCTCGCATATTATAAAAAAGCCAGTTCGGGAATCCGGACTCATTAGTTTTGTATAAAAAACCGAGTCATACctcgcatatatatatatatatatataactgagtCATGCCTCGAATATAAAAAACCAGTTCGAAAATCCGAAGTCATCagttctttattaaaaaaacggccTAGCCatgtcaaaaaagaagaagtcgaGCCATGCCTcgcaaatataaaaaaaaccgaGTTCAGGAATCTAAAACCGGAATTCGAGCTCAAAAATTAAGGACAAGCTCCACAACTCGCTCCTAAAATCTAAAAGCCGATTTCGACACTCGCAACTAAATGATTACGAAAGTCGAGTTAGACACTCGCAACTAAACGATTACGAAAGTCGAGTTCCGTGCTCGCAAATCAAAGACGAGCTCCGCACTCAAAAATCAAGGATGAATTCTCCCTTAAGCGGACAGCTCAGTTTCAGTTCGTCCTCAGACACCTTAGTTTCAGGTCGTCTTCAAAATACTCAGTTTCAGTTCATCCTCAAACAACCTCAGTTTCAGGTCGTCTTTAGACAACCTCAGCTTCAGTTTGTCTTCAGATAAGTCAGTTTTAATTCATGTTCAGACAGATTCAATTTCAGGTCATCTTTAAACAACTTTAGTTTCAATTTGTCTTCAGATAAGTCAGTTTCATTTCATGTTCACACATATTCAGTTTCAGTTCGTCTTCAGACAGCTTCAGTTTCAGTTTGTTTTCAGACAACTTCAGTTTCAGCTCGTCTTCAGATAGCTACAGTTTCAGCTCGTCTGCCGACAACTTCGATTTCAGTTCATCTTCAAAtagctttagtttttttttctaactgaATCTTTATGATTCATACTGAATCTTTCAACATCCTGGCCAAATGCTCGACTCGCGTCAAATCACAAAAGGGGAATAAGTCGAGGCCAGTATCTCGCTCCCCTCAAACTCTTAATCGAGGGATAAGCCGAATCCAGAGTTTTTATTTTGCACCCGGGCTCTAGTTTGGACGGAAACATAAGCCGAACTCAGAGTTTTATTTTCGCAATCCGTTTCCGAACTAGATGCAAAGGGGATAAGCTGTGAAGATTGAGCTTCCTCTTCTGACCTCCGAGATTCCATTCTGGAATTGCGAACTAGCTGCTCGACAATGAAGAATGAACTTGTGTATTTATGGAATGAAGAGAGCAACCAACTTACAAAAAGTCATCATGATCTACAACACGTCTCAACTTGGATTGGTGACTGCAACGGTGCGCGTGTTCGGAATTCGGTTTTCCTGAAGTTTAGAtcgaattttttttcctatagtTCGGAAAATAGAATGGATAATCGAAATCTACCGAAttggggggactaattgttggtgcggaaTTTAACACCCATGAAATACCGACCTAAACTGAAGGTAAACCGAGTAACTTTGCACATCAAATAAACCGGGGGACCTCCTTTTGTGCCAGCAAAATGGGCCTATAAGCAGAAGCCCGACGAAACACTCGACAGACCTCCGAGACCGCCCCCTAAGCCCGACCTGATCATCAGAATATGAAGTTTACCTTATTTTTGTTCcaagatttaagaaaaatagaCTTATCCTCTCCTCTTATCTatccaacaattaatacaataacTCTAATTCTTCATAGTTCTTGAGCAAAACCTAGTTTGTTCTTCAAGagatttaaatttctttttattttctacctTTAATCCAgttttttagagagaaaaagtgaATTCGTTCCCCGCTCAAACAAATTGATTGTGTTGATTCAACACATTATATTAAACTCAAGGTAAAAGACACAAGAATGAGACCATAGATATTCAAGAGCGTAAAATACAACCATACAATGATCGAAATCACTTATTATTAAGtagattatattcaataattaaaatgaaagagAGCCTACATGGTGAGCTTAACGACGCTAAACCCGCCATCGACGGCCAAATTCTGACCGCTGATATAAACAGATTCATCAGAAGCCAGAAACAGAGCAGCTTCAGCCACATGACGTGCTTTAAGCGCCACACCTTTGAGATTCCCAGTAGCTTCACAATATCCTTCAACCATCTTCGCTGTTTCCTCATTGATGCTAGTCAAACCCGTCGCAACCGCGTACGGTGCAACCCCGTTGACTCTAATACCATATTGCCCCAACCCACCACACGCTGACCTAATCAGCCCGAGAAGCGCGTGCTTAGACGCCGTGTAACTATGAGGTCCCGGACCACCGATCTCGGCTGCAACACTCGTCGTACACACGATTGAGCCACGAGTTCCACTAGCCACCATGGAACGAGCCGCGTGTTTGATAAAAGCAGCCGCACCGCGAACGTTGACCGCGATCGTCTGATCAAACCGCTCAAGATCCAAATCAAGAAAGCTTCCGGCCTGTTCCAAGATACCGGCGTTGTTATACAGAACGTCAAGCTTCCCATGTTTTTCAACGGTGAATTTAACGGCGTTCTCGACTTCCGTCTCGTTCGTTACATCGCAACGGTAAAAACTTGCTTTGTCTAGCCCTATGGAAACGGCAACGTTTTGACCAAGCTCTTCTTGTAAGTCAACGATGACCACTTTAGCTCCATGGTCCGTGAACAACCTAGCCGCTTCAGCTCCAATCCCGCTAGCTCCGCCTGTTATGATTACGATCTTGCCATCTAACCttctgtatataaaaaaataatagacaaGTTAATAAATTAAACGTACGTATGTATAGTGTGTATGCATAATGAAGTTGTAAGAGATGAAACACTTGCCTTACTCCCGACATTGTTTTGCCTTTGAACTGAGAGATTTCgaaggatatatataattttgaagataACCAATAATTGcgcatttaaatatttaatttacttcaACGTTTCTCACGctcttaataattaaaaaatacattattattattttcttggtcTAATATACTATTATTTGGTGTTAACAAACTACATTATTGTCGCTTATTTAATTCTCCAGCGTTGTCAGCttatacaaaaaattaatattgatTGTTCATCACCATACATAACTCGACACTCTAAGTTATATAAAgagccaaaaagaaaagaaaaataataatattatcgaCGGTCTTGATAAGATTAAAATATGTGTTTCAGATGGACTTAACGATGCTATAGAGTCAATAAGCCAGATTCTGTCCACTAATGACGGGATATACGAGTCACGGAGTCAGTGGCCATGTTCTGCTTCTTCCTTAACGTCTTTTTCTTTCCTATTTGTTCATCGGGAAGATCACATGCCGAAGGTTAAAAACTCATTTgaatcgggtttttttttttttttttttttttttttttttttttttttttNTTTGTCATTAAAAGACACTTACGGATCGATTTCCATCAATATTTGGTGGTATTAgtccattttgattttttgttttttgttttgaacaacTTAGTCCATTTTGTTGAGTGATATTAACGTTTTCGTCATAAATCTATTTCTGTCTTGCAAAACAGTACTTCTCACCAACTGGTAGCGGTGGTTTTTAGTGGTTTCTATTTGAATATGAATTGTTCGATTAACGCGAGATTTACTAAATCATCTTATTTAGTCAATCGATATAATGTCATGCTTTTAATCCACtacaaaatttgttaaataatGGCTACGCtcacctttaaaaaaaaatactccctccggtttatccgttttataatataaaatgtttagacaagtatttttgtttcataatataggatgtttccaactttctatgcaatttttagattaaatttatattttacattatgtagatttgtttatgattggttaaactttttaaaagtaactatttattaatatgtgtgttttcactaaaacatcttatattttgaaacagaggaaatataTTTCTTGATAATATGTGGAGTGTGGACTTCTCCCACCTTTTTTTCAttggttataaaaaaatgtCACACATTTTTGTTGATCATTTTAATTGCCAATTATAATTGCTATGATTGAGTAGTAGTATGGTTACTCTCTTAAAAGAAGAAATCACAAGATATATACAAGCTTCTAAAATTTGTTATGACACATCCTCGTGCCAAAATCAAATTATGATCTTGCCCATCCAATCAAGTAGCTAATTAATCTTATGAGATAGGCACTtgacattgttttgtttgtcacCGACATATCCTTTTTGTAGCTTGTAAAGACGTGAGGGATGAAACCACTTGCCTGAGTCTTGATTCTTGACAttgttatgtaattttttttttttcattttcgaaaaatattttcaaagatttcatttgattttctttgttacattttttttttactcttttaatatattcgccaatatacattttttttggtgagatttcAAAGTGTAACCAAGAGTTGCGCATTTCACATATAAAATACGTCAACTTCCTCATGTTATTTACTATAATCTTCACCAAACCACATTATTTTCATTTGTCAGTAGTAGATCTACAGTATTTTTTGTGCAAGCCTTCCACGATTCCAGCTAAGCTTACCTATCTAGTAATGTTAATATGTAGTTtgcacaaaatattaaatattagaatatgtaCATTATTTTGTTATACAAAGATTCTGATGTATAAACTATAAGAATTACGTAATTGTTACGTCTAAGCGATCATATACTAGTGTATAAACTATAAGAATTAAAAACCTAAGGCTGAATCTTTGTGGAATACGATAATCTTCATATGGaactgtatatatattcatcaataCCATTTCTGTAGCCATAAAGCAAATCAATATCAAGGTAGAATTTTTCACATGGGTTTAACCCGAAACTTTGAAAATACTCCAATAGGTTTAATATACATACTGCAAAAAAAGATACGgtgatatcttattatataaaccttagttctcaaacttagtaactcaccagatcgtgacacgtgttagttttaacgattagagattaaagttaaaaactcaccagatcgtgacatgtgttaattttaacgattaaatatcaaagttattaactcatcagatcgtgacacgtgtcaattttaacgatcataaattacagttttcaagcttggtaaaacagataaagcataagataattataatcttattatatttaaaaaaacaagtaagataaatatattatatgtctcCATATTTAGTcgtttaattatattatataacgtagcacattaaattttatgtcttcgtttgcacaaaaaaaaataaaataaatttaatgtcTCTATGGTTAGCCAATTTCGGACACTGACTACTACAACAAGATTTGTGAAGGCAGTCTCTGGAAAAAAGCTTGAATTGAAGTctgaactaatatttttattatattaaaaatcttattatataaagttggattttcaaattagtcattaacatgatcatgacacatgtcaagtacactgatgagatgttgacacgtgtcaaaaaattattatttttcaaaacagctaattaaaaaatatgttgtaAACTAGGGAAACtcgaaggaggttttctcttcttattattattaatgaatCAATTagtacatcatatatatatagtagaaggCTAAGCCTTATCTCCCTAATTCTTAAACCGATTTTGACATAAGAGAGAAGGGCCGATGGGCTTTATAGAGTAAGACATGTAATaggccggttatggaagtccactccaagtgttttacaacactcccccttggatgacataaccgtgccaATGCTAAGGGATCAGCGCAAtacgcttgggggtgctgcctcattaaaaccttacaaggaaaacccagtgggacaaaaccatggtgaaggaaaatgagtacagcacgcattgctccccctgttctaagcatcactaaaagtcctttagtctccgcatcccaatctggtgcgtgagcttcttgaatgttgatgtcggtaatgatttggtgaagagatcggctgaattgtcgcTGGAcggaacttgcaccacttgaacttctccggccttttgtagttcatgtgtgaagaagaacttaggtaGAATGtacttcgtccgatctccctctATATATCCTTCCTTAAGCTGTGTGGTGCAGGTTGTATTGTCTGCGTATATAACCGTTGCTTCCTTATcgtcggccatgccaca
The sequence above is drawn from the Camelina sativa cultivar DH55 chromosome 4, Cs, whole genome shotgun sequence genome and encodes:
- the LOC104783683 gene encoding short-chain dehydrogenase reductase 5-like gives rise to the protein MRPPGSTPLPEAHKVDITKKEPKEPKEIKESNYVHRDKYHGRGRGRGRGGRGQYQGNQYDGHGRGNQSDFGRGRGRGRGIFKPQHKAKSVFHRCVYYFFIYRRLDGKIVIITGGASGIGAEAARLFTDHGAKVVIVDLQEELGQNVAVSIGLDKASFYRCDVTNETEVENAVKFTVEKHGKLDVLYNNAGILEQAGSFLDLDLERFDQTIAVNVRGAAAFIKHAARSMVASGTRGSIVCTTSVAAEIGGPGPHSYTASKHALLGLIRSACGGLGQYGIRVNGVAPYAVATGLTSINEETAKMVEGYCEATGNLKGVALKARHVAEAALFLASDESVYISGQNLAVDGGFSVVKLTM